One Vibrio rumoiensis genomic window, AACATCCGATAAACGACAACCATGGGCATGAAAAAACTCAATGCGTTGTTTTAATGCGTGTTGAAAACTATGCCAGTCGTTGATTGGAGTCTTGGTGATTTCGGCCAGTTTATTAATCGTTAAGTTAAATTGCAGTGGGTTTTGTGTATTAATTAAACCATCAGCACGGAAAGTGGGTAATACTTTTACTGGAAATTGTTCTTCAGCCAGTAAACGGTGAAATTGTAAATCGCTTAATGGATCATCGGTTGTACATAGGGCATCCACTTTATTTTGTATTAGGATCTGGCGTGCAGACAATTCACCACTTTTTAGTTTTTGATTACAGTGCTGCCAAATAGTTTGGCAATTTTCAGGGCAAAGTAATTGATCAAGTTGAAAAAATCGTTTTAATTCTAAGTGACACCATTGATACAAAGGGCTACCGATTAAAAAAGGCATGGCTTCACACCATTGACTAAATTTCTCATATTCACTGGCGTCACCAGTAATAAAATATTCATCAATTCCAACACTTCTCATCGCTCTCCAGAGGTAATGGTCGCTACTGAGCCAAGCCTCTGTTATCGATGAATAACTGCGGTCATAGTAAATGTCCCTGGCTTCTAAATGCGTATGGAAATCGATAATAGGTAAATGTGATGCGTAGCTTTGATAGAGCTGTTGAGCCAATGGGCTTTCCAGTAAAAAAGTGTCTGAAATGTAACCTGGATTTGTCATTGGGGATTCCAAAAATAAATTGTTGCGAGCGGTTAGGCCCGCAACAAGTTGGTTGAGGAGAAGAGATTAAAAGAGTAGCGTTTCTACTTTTGCAGCTGTTTTTTTATTCTCTTGAAGTGATTTTAAAGCTTTAGAAAATACTTCATCTCCATAAGCTTTGTTTGCATTGAGCATCGTGGTGTATGCTTTTGAAGCATCAAAACCTTTTAACTCTTTGTATGGCCAAGCGTCAGGTTGTGTAACGTGTTCAGCAATAAAACGGTAGCCATTTTTTAACGAGTGCTTATCGATCTCATAATTCCAAACATCAACACCTACTAGATCACCATAGTGGCCAAGCAGGTTATAAGCTTCTAGGTTGAAGTTTGAGTAGTGCCAAGGTTGGGTTCTTTCTAGTTCAGCGTGTTGTTTGCCTTCAATATCAAACTGAGAGCCAATGCGGCGCATTTGTGTGATACGTAAGCGCTGTTTGGCTGTGTCTATATCGTTGGTGAAAATTGAGAAAGCAACAAC contains:
- the uxaC gene encoding glucuronate isomerase; translated protein: MTNPGYISDTFLLESPLAQQLYQSYASHLPIIDFHTHLEARDIYYDRSYSSITEAWLSSDHYLWRAMRSVGIDEYFITGDASEYEKFSQWCEAMPFLIGSPLYQWCHLELKRFFQLDQLLCPENCQTIWQHCNQKLKSGELSARQILIQNKVDALCTTDDPLSDLQFHRLLAEEQFPVKVLPTFRADGLINTQNPLQFNLTINKLAEITKTPINDWHSFQHALKQRIEFFHAHGCRLSDVGINQLDAIEQPSHRTEHLFELILKEQDLTLTQQQQLSADIFHYLAEQYHQRNWAMQVHLGVMPNVNKRRLTTVGVGTGFSIMHDSQVTRALAERLSRLDNTNQLPKTVLYNLNPKDTWPLASLIGAFQDSDSAAGKIQLGAAWWFNDHKHGMIQQMTALANLGSLGRFIGMLTDSRSALSLSRHEYFRRVLCDLLAKWAISGEIPNHQPLLKQTIDNICYHNAKQYFDF